The genomic region AGGTAACCTAGGTGATATGGAGCATCACTTCACTATAATTTTTATCATACATGACGAACACTGGATATTAACACCACTTGCAACTAAACATACTGAAATTGTAAAATGATCCAATTTGAAAGGCATAGAGAGTTGTAGGTACACGTACCTCAAACATTTTTGTGCAGGCTCTGAGCCTTCGGATGAGATTGTTTCAAGATGCCGTCTCAAAGCACGCAACAAAGCAACATGAATCGCATCAAACAATGTGTTTGGAGCACGATAATTAAGCGAACCCACAAAATCATCCAAAGTAAACGGGTTCAAGAACAGGCATATACTAAACGACCTCATAAACCCATACACAGACAAAAGATGCGAAACGCACTGCTCCGGCACACCTATGGTCCCAGAAGACGGTGGCAACTGCGGTGGCGGCACAGCCGGGGTCTCAACATCAACCCCGGGTTCCACACCCCCCACACCCCCCACACACTCACTGGATTCACTAGACAACTCACCATCACCATCCTCCCTAACCTCATCATTGTCAAATGTCACTCTACCGCTCCACTCACTGAATTCCGAAGATTCAACCGCAACCTCCTTCTCCACATTCTCCTCAACCTTCTTTTCGACACTTACTTTGGCAACTATCTTATCCAATCTCTTCCTCCTAGCACTCAAATCCCCATCCAAATCACTTTCACCCACCAGAATGCCCCGAATCTCACCGCTTTCCAAGTCCTCGGAATCGCCATCTTCATAGTGCACTCTATACAATCCGGTATCGTAAAACACAACCTTCCCCAGATAAATCCCACTCTTTTCAAACTCCTTCAACACGTACCGCCCCAGCAACGCCACCGATCTCGCCTCCACCGCCTGTTTCTTCGCCTCCGGTCCCGCTTTCCGATTATCCGCTCGCCGCTTTCTCGGCCGCCCACGCTTTTTCGCCGCTGGAGGAGGATCCATTTCGCCTAATCGGATCCCCAAACCTCCAAAACCTAATAGCCTCCGCTAAACCTAAACAACGAGGTCGCGATAACGCACCACCTGAAATGCTCTAACGAATCTGAATTCGATTGTGCTGAAATCGAATGAGATAAGAATCAGAATCAGAAGCGAGTGAAATTGGAAGGAAGGTGTAGGGAGGGGAGGCACCTTGTTTAGGGTTTAGAAACCGCCATTGCAGAGGTGTTAGAGATAGAGGAGGAGAGAGAGAGAGAGAGAGAGAGAGAGAGAGAGAGACGNGAGNGAGAGAGAGAGAGAGAGAAGCCCTAATGGGGACAAAACGAGAGGAGCGGAGAGGAGAGGAGAGTGTGGGGGGAAAAAGGGCGAGTTAATTCGTATTAGTGACTCGGTTAACTCAGAGCCACTAGTACCACCTCGGACACTTATGCTTTATTTTTAATTTTTATTTATTACTTTTTAAGAAAAAATTAATATTATTAATAAATTCATAATTCCCATAATTCGCTGCTTCGCATTCATGATGGTGCCCACGCACCCTTCCATCATCCTAAAACTACAAAGAAGTACAAGTTTTTGTTTTAGCGGGAAACGTCTATTTTTTTTTTCTTTTAAATAAAGGCTAAATAGCTGGTCTCAAGTTTTAATTATTAACGAAACCGTAAAATACAAGAAGGAGGGACAATAAATCCTGAACCACATAGGGTAAGAACATCTCGAAATAATACAAGCAGGAAACAGTCTATTTTGTTAAAGTTTTACACTATTAGTTTTATATGAAAAGCTGTAACTTCTAGTTTAAGCGGGAAACGACAGTTTTGTTAACATGTGGAAGAACTAATACAGTGACAACACTATACGTCTGTACACCACTCATACGTGAATTATGCTTGTTATTTATGTGAGCTAGAACAAACATGTTTTTACAGGACTGGTCGACGCTCACGACCACGACACCACCTAATAGTGGGACTCAACCCAATAGAGCTACACGTAGATCATGACATATTTTCGGTGCTAAAACTATCTTCCCTAAATGCGTGAAAATTGTAATCGACTCAAGAGGTCTGTCATCTCAAAATGCCAACCTACCAGTGAGTTGATAACACATACAAATGGTTTTTATGCATGCAATCAGAGAATATGCTTAAACATCACCATAAAAAATTACCAATTTGGGTTTGACTATTGGTTTTAATTAAAAATAAGATTTAAAATTCATAATTCTATTATAAATATTATTTATTCAAATTGAAGAGTCATGTCTTTTTTAAGGGTTATGATGAGTTATTTAAATACTCTACTCTTAAGTCAAAGAGTAAGAGTATTTTATATTGCTCTTATACTCAATGGCGTAGCTAGCTAGGGGGCAAGGGGTTCAATTGAACCCTCTCAAATTTTTAAAAAGAGTAATTAGCCTTCATTTGTATTGGATATCAATGGAAATAAAACATAAATTGACCCTTCTTCTCTAATAAATTTTTAATTAGTCTTAAATATTCTTCAACAATAATGGAATGAAATAAAAATTTATACTATTCAAATACTTAATCCAATTAATACAAATCATGTTAAGGGTTTTTTACCTTACTAAATGGAAACAACATATTAATTAATGTTTACCATACATCAACATGCATTATCTCTCAAACAAAAGAAAAAGTATCTTTCTTTTTTTTCCAATATTTATCGTGCATGAAATTCTAATCCAAGTTATTAGAGATGATAGAACAAAAATATTGTTGAAATTAAGTTTGCGCCATTCTTTTAAGTAAAATTGTATTGTTGCTAAAGAGTGACTGAAAATTAATTAATTTTCTAATTAATCAAATTTGACCCTTCTAAGTGAGATGTCTGGCTACGCCACTGCTTATACTCATATTCTTCATCTTCTTCATTTTATTCTTATTTCCTATCGTTTGGGCAATTCGATAAACACTTGACATCCCCATTTACCGTTAGTCGTGCAAAGCGGATTAAACATCATGTGTGACTATAAGGGTTGTATCTTGGAGTTTGTAGACAACCGTCATAACCTGCACATGGGAAAGCGTCTAAGGCTTAATGACAACGTTAACGTGCCTCTCTTGTAGATCCCATGAGAAACTCTCCAATCTCATTCTTCTTTATACTATTTATGTTTATATTACTTGCTTACTTGATTTAATTACATTTATTGTATATGATTTCTAACACAATATTTACAACAATGATAAATCAAAATCAAAATTAAGGAAGGTTGAGCCATCATCAAAAGTAAGTGTCATTGTGCCATATTAGGGAGTAAGAGAACAAAGATTGTGGGAATCATGACCTAGAAAATGCTTATAATACTTTGCCAAAGGACTATGTATATGAGAGAGAGAGAGAGCATTGGAGCTTACACATATCACAGGTTCACAACAGCTCAACCCATTGAAACCTTATTCGTATAAACCGCAAAATTTCCCTTCGAACAAAATAAACTGCAAAATCGCTTTCCTACTACTGTATCTATATTCCGGTGAATTCTTTTAAGCCTCAAAATTTAATATAGAGTCCATAAATGAGATATTGCAATTTTGAAAAGATTTAAACCTCCATATAACATAAAAAGAATCTTCTCTAAAATATTTCCACAATTTAACATGTTATATGTTATTGAAACCTCCTACTTATTCCCAAAATGAGAAACTTCATTACCTTAATTAGGAATCAAATTAAAACACCACAAAAAGACTGATGTACAAAACCTTTCCTTAACAGGGAGGACCCAATTTAATTGTGATTTTGTCTTGACCTCATATAGGCAATTGTCATCATATCCAACGGGTTGTACAAAAGAGTAGTACAAGAATGAGTCTGCACCGAATCCAAGTCCTCAATTACAAGACGTAATAAATAAAAATTAGAGAAAAACAAAGAGATGAAAAATGAGAGCAGAGTTGACTCTGAGTTAACTCAATGAAAGTCGGCCGTGGTCTAAACTCTAGGGGCATATGCAGTTTTTTTATTTTCCAATTACAAGGGAAGGACACAATGCTAGAAAATTGGCGGGAACAAATCACCCATATGTGACTCCCTGCCATGTTGTTCGAAGTTTCAAATAACCCAAAATAGATAAAAAAGATTTCCAAATGCATATGGGCATGGCAATTGAAATTTAAGACATACGGCGTTAATTTCTCCCAAACTAATTCAATGATCTTTTATTCTAATGGATCCGGACACGAAAAGAACCGGTTCGGATCTTGCCTCTTTATAAAAAATTTTAATTCAAGAAGGAAATGAGAGGTGTAAATTGTAAAACTAGAAGTGCAAAATTTCAGTTCCCATTAGCAATGCCCATGTAAATATCGGGCTATATCCTAGTAGGTGCACTCAACGTGTCATGTGTGCTCTAATGAGACAACAAGTTCCTTATTTCGTCAAATGATCGGTAGTCTCCTAGTAGCATAATGAAACTTTGAGTCATTAGTAATACTTTCTAGTTTCAACATATATAGTGAGAAAACTGATAGACATAGTGGCTTGGCTTTGTGGTTTTTGGGCTTGAATTGTAGCCATGGCCATTTTTTTTTTTAGATCAAGTAACATTATTACAACTTTGTGAGTCGAACTCGCAACCTCCCACTTACTAAGGAAAGACTATGTCACTAGACCAAATGGTACTAGATAGTCATGACCACTTTGGGCACCTCTATTTATAATTTCTAGTTATTTTATTTTTCTAGTTGTTTTTTTGTTTATTGTTATTAATGATTCCTTACGACCTTATGGTTTGAAGGTGTGGGCTATGTCATGTAGTCTTGGTAGGTGCATACACTCAACATACCATGAGTGCTTTAACGAAACGGCAAGTTTTTTACTTTGTCACATGGTCACAACCTCTTAATAGCAGGATGAAACTTTGAATCACTTGTAATACTTTCCAGTGGTAACGTGGTGAAAAAGTTGATAGATATAGTAATTTATAGCTGCGCATGATTGTTCTGATATGTTGCCAATTTTGTAAAGCAAATAGAGTAGCCATTGATCCAATCTTTGTTAAATGGTGTGTGTTAGAATGCATATGTTATGTAAAGACTCCTAATATTATTTTGGGATGTTCTTACACTATGAGGTTTAAACACAATGCACCCCCTTGTATTGTACAATTTCATTAATGGTTATGGCTATATAGTTACCTTTCATTGGAATTAGTTATAATTCTGCACTTATATTCAAAAAAAAAAAAAAAAAATTGACTCATAAAAGAAAGGGAAAATGACCACTTACACAAAAACAGCTAAAATAGAGCAAGGGCTGGGCATAAAGATCGAGGCAAAAAAAACCAGGCAAAACTGACCCGCCCCGGCCTGTCCGGTTCTTTTTATATGCGGGCCGGGCCCGGTCCCTTAATTAAAAAAAATAAAAAGCCTGAAAGCCCAAAAGGTGTATTTGCTAGGTGTGAATAGGTTTAATTGCTAATTAAACCCTTCCTTTTTATCTTTTTGTCATCATTAAGCTTTGTGAGTTTGGTTTTCTCCACCTCTTACCTTTCAATTCTTCTCGTCTTGTTCAATCAATTTATCTTGACCTCTCTTCAATCTTCTTCTTCCTACTCTGATGAATTGATCTCAGTCATCTCACTTTGATGGCGAAAAAGAACCTTAATGATAATCTCCTACCACTCTCTTAGTTCAGAGTCTATGTTGCACAATTAGAGTGCATCGTCGCCTCCGTCTCCCAAAAGCCACCGGAGCCCCTCCTCTGTTTTGATCTCCTCGCCGGTCTCACCTCCACCATCTACGTAACACAAAGAAAGTGAGTACCAAGACGAAGACGAATTTCATTGAATCCTTGTAGATTTTTGTAGCCCAGTCGTTGGTGAGTTTGGAAATTTGTTGGGTGTTTGGATTTTGAAAATTCATTGGGTGTTTGGATTTTAGAAATTTGCAGATATATATGTAGATACTATCTGCTAAGTGTTCAAAAATTTGCAGCAAAGTTGCGCCGCCTTGCAGGAACAGAAAGACCGACTTGTATGCTGCTGGTCCAGGTGTGTATGCCGGTCCCTGAGTTCTGAATGTGCAAGCTCAACTCAGACGAAGACTGCCGGTCTCGGTCCTGATCCCTGCAAAAGTGGTGCCCGTCTGGGACCGTGCCCAACCTTAAATAGAGCACATTCCAATGACAAAAGATTTTTGTAGCCAATTCCAATGCATCTTATGCAAAACACTGTTTCATCCCTCAACATCATGAATAAGTTTAAAACCACTNNNNNNNNNNNNNNNNNNNNCCAGCCGCCGCGCCATACACGTCCGCCGCTTCTAGACTTCTTTCGACCACAACCCCCATCTCACAGCTCACCACGTCTTTGGACCATGCCAGAAACAATCTCGTTTCGGTCGTCGATTTGTCTGAATTTTTTTCCATGTTGAATCGTCTGACTAGCGTTTAGTGGATTTTTTTTGAGTTGAATGATGTGGATTTTTTTGAGTTGAATGTAGATTTTTATGTTTTTTGTCTTCGATACATCTGTTTTGTTTGATTGCTCAACTTTTCTTGTGATGAATAATGAGCATTCTCGTAAAACCTTTGGCGAGGGTCCACCTTGGCTGTGGCGAAAGTGTGATGAAATTCCGATGACATTAACAAAGCCTGGTGAGATTTTTGTGATGACTGAAGAAACCCCAGAGTCCGGTGACCAGATTCTGGCGACCGATGACCGTAGTTCAGTGAGGTTCCGAGAAAGTCTTTATAGCTTCGACATTCTCTCTTTATATGCATGTTTAAAGAGTGAGGGAAAATAGTCTAAAAAATTTACAAAAGATAAAAAACATGTATTATACTATAACTTTAGTTAACATTTGTTTATTTGGACACAAGTTAAGTTACGTTACATTCAAGTTAGGTCATTTTGAATTATGTCATTGAAATGGGCAATGAGAGATTAAAATTTTAAATAGACATTTGTTTTTTTTAGTAACGGGCTGGTGCGGTCGCCCTCAACCTTCATTAATGAAATCGTCGAATACAATGAGAGACATACGGCCTAAACCCCTGATTAAAAGACCTGAAATAATGTCGAATGTCTCTACAACGTACCCATATTTTGATATGCACCAACTAGCAAATAGTATTACTCTAATGACGACTCTATTTTTTTTTTTTTTGAACTCAAGACAATTTTGTCATTTAGAACTAAAGTAGAGGGTACAATACGAATCGATTTGTTGCCATGCGTATAAAGGACAATCAAGATCATCTGAGTCGTATGAGGGTTACATCCTCCTTACAAATTTCGGCTCACAAAGAGCCTATAATCTAAGAGAAATAAACTAATAAACTAAAGCTAGCAAAAAATAAAGCTCTCCCATGTGGAAAACATGGACCAAGAGCAATTGTTCCGCAATAAAACAAAAAACAAAACTAAGAATGCAGAAAGGGAAATAGAAAAAAAGGACTTCGATCAAAGAACCTCCTTGTCCTTCAAGCTAGGGCTTCGAGGAAGGAGTTAGGTCTTCCTGAATGGCATCTCTTTTGGGTTCTTGGAGCCGACATGACGTCCTCGCTTCTTCTTTTGACTTTCAGTTGCAACCGATGTCACATGGATGATAGCGGTAGGCTTCTCTTCCTCTTGCATCTTCTTCTGACCCGATCGTTTCGTGAACCAATAGGGCGTCTTCTCTTCTTTTTGGGATAAGCAAAAACACGATATGAGGGTTTGATAACCTTCGAGTTAGCGAAGGCCAAGGAGGCAGCAGATCCTTGACTAGAGTTTTGAATACCCAAAGAGGATGAGGATGCTAGCATATTGGCTATGCTAGGGTTTTTGCCAATAGATGGCAATGGAGTGATGGAGAACGTGCTCTTCGATCCTTTCGAAGAGGATGAGAGATCAAGATTTGGGTGCAAAGAGGCCATGAGAAGAAAAGAAGGAGATCCGATGAAAGACGGAGCTTTTTGGGTTTGGAGGCCGTGCTTTGGGAGAGAGAGAACGGCTTAGGGTTTTAGGGTTTAGGTGCGTGAGAGAGAGCTTAATGACGACTCTATTTATTTTGTCACAACGGTGAAATGATAGAAAAATCAGTAGACATGTACTACGATTACATATTCTAATGTCTAATAATGCAGCTTTCTGACTATATTGCCGCCGAAGAATAAACCCAACAACATTTTTTTCATAAAGAAAGACATTTTTTTTTATCGGAGAAAGACATTTTTTTTGGTTACCAATATTTTTTTTTTCATCGATTTTTTTGATATCTTATTTATTTAATTTCGAGATGGAAATAGAAGGGTGTTAGGAAATAAAACGAGTTAGAAGGCAGTCCCTTGATCTGTTAAAGGGAGCACTGGAGCAGTGCATCTGAGAGAGAGAGATAGAGAGCAGCAGTGTCATGTCTTCAGGCGAAGAAGTTTCTTCCTCTTCGGTTCCAAAGCGTACCTTATCGTGCGCCGCCTGCTTTGACGCTCTCTGGTTTTGCTATTGTACGCTCTTTTCCACACTCTCGTTTTACATTTCATAGCTGTTTGATACAACTACTTCAAAATTCTATGTTTCTTGGGTTCTACAGTTCAACTCTTATGTACAACTCTTGGGTTTTTGCTTAATTGCTCATATGTTTTGGGGTTTACTGTGACTCTGTGAGTTAAGGAAAAAGATATTCGCTATTAGTTACGAAAACTACCCAAAACGATGGGTAGTGTTTTTGTTTTATGATTTCTGATGTTATTTTAGCGACTGCCCACTTGAAAAGTTCCAAACATGAACCCACCCTAGTTTGTGCTTGATTTTTGTCTATTGTTAGTTAATGTAACCTTTTCATGTTTAGCCACTGGTATGCTCAGCCTGTTTATATAAATGTTCTATCTTGTTCATCTTCATTGTGCATTTTGAATACGGTTTTCCCTGACCGTATTCTTTCCCATTGTCTCATACCATGTGTTTATGTCACTCTTCTTTACTGTGGTTCTGTTTTCTTCTCGATTTTACTGCTCGTTTTTCCACTTGATAATTGAAAAAAAGAGTTCATGTAATGGCAGCTCCAGTTCATCAGATGCAGCAATATTATAGGCTGGGGACACTTGATACCTGTGGTGGGAAATGGAGTGCTCTTGTGGATTGTTTAACCTTGAAGACAAAGTCGAGAGCTGAAGTGCAGGTTTGTTTTTGATTCATTCTATTCCATCCTCTTCAATTAGTACATACTGATGTTAGGGTCTTTGTGGATATGTCTGTGTAACTAAGCAGTAGTTATTACTCACTGCATATAGGTCTTAATAGGATCTATATACGTGGATATGTCGTGTGATGAATCAAGATTTCAGTTTGTTTGCTGTGTTTGAAAGTCCTTATATGCACAACTTTCATCATATCAGCCTTCTATTCTCTGACCTCATCCTTCAAGTAATTTCCAAATGTGCTTTTGAGTTTTTGACACTTCTTAACCTTCCTAGGATGACCTGCCCTGTGGATATTTTCGCTTTGTAAGAAATCAATTTGGTGATAACCTTCACATATTCCATAGAGTACAAGCAATTTCAAGTTCCCGTACCAACACATTTGGACGCTCAAGATTTTATTATTTGTTCAACTTGTTGACTTCTTAACCAAACTATATCCTCATATAATTAGTAGGGCTATCCCGCGTTGTAATTATTAGCTAATTGATAGTTGGGTCTCATCCCATCTTTTTGACGATGTATGATAAGCATAAAGAGAAAGCAGCTGTTCTGGTTCTATTTGGCGCAGCCGATCAGTATTAATGAACATATTTAAGCCTGTAGATGATACGGAGAATATATTGTTTATCAGCATTGTGAATGTGATCTGTCAGCTACTTCCCCCGGATCTCTTTATCTTAGGACTTTTTGTTGGACAGAGTAGGTTTTCTGTTTCAATATCAGAATCAACTAATTAAATTTCTTTGACTTATTTACGAAGCTTTCGTTGCTCCAGTCTATACTGGAAGTATTTCTTTTAACAATCACAGTCACACTTGTGATTGATATACATAAGTAGTGGACATGCATTGAGAGGTCCTGGAAGTTTGTTGCTGTGGACACTGTAGGAGGTGTTGGCGCTTCATAGTTGTGATTTTCACCGGTGATTATTAGTGGTCCCACCCCCACAGATACAAAGAGGAGAAAAGTATCCACAGATCCATTTCACTTTGATCACCCCCCCCCCTCGTGTCATGGACTCATGGCAGATTCATGTATTGTATACAAACACAGAAAGAGCTACCTCTTTTTTATTTGATCTTCATAAGCCATCTTGAGGTTCCATGTAGAGATGTTGCTTACAGTAACTTGTCCTGCTTGTGAATCTAATTTCAAGTTATTTAGATGTTTCCTTTTCTTTTGTGAGCTTGAACATATGCACCATTTTTTGCTGCTTTATTTGTATATCAGTTTTGACAATTTGACAGCTATGTGCTATTCAAGGATGTGGTTCTTTCAATTTGTCTTGTGATGAATGTCATTCTGCAGCTTATAATAAGCTGAACTTTCTGAATCCAGGAAGTCTTGGAGTCTCGTGAGAAAGCCAAGCATCACATCTGGACTTTTCGAACCCCAGAAGAAGCATCAAGTAATTGGAATAAACTATATGAAGTCCAGCCTTTTGATACGAGGAAAGAGAATAAAGAAAGAGAGCAAGCAGCATAGACGATAATGACGGCGTGAAGTAGTCTGATAGCCAGATTAGTAACCGGAATAATGATTTAATTTAAGATTAAATTCAATTTACCCCTCAATGTTTGGGTCTAAAATTAGCCAAGTCCCCGATTTTTTTTATTTTTAATCATGATGGTCTTTGTACTTCTAATTATTATTTTTTGGTTACAAAAATGGTGGTCGGGTGGGACTACCACTCCGAGGCCGGGAGCAACATGGGTATAGCCTCTCCCCATATGGTGTTTTTCACTTGCGGAGGATCGAACCAGTGACCTCTTATTACCAGGAGTATCACTGTAACATTCGCCCAACAAGCAGGCCTAACATGCTTACCACTGGACCAAACCCCATGGGTCTTGTACTTCTAATTTTCATCACACAAGTCCAGAATTCATATTTTACTCCAACATGAAATGGCACAGGCACCATGACCCGTTTTTTTTTATTTTTAGACCCTAATAAGGATAGAATGTCCAAATTATCCTATGTTTGGAACAAAGTCAGATCCAAACTTCACTCTATTCGACCTTCCAGTTCCACCTCTTCTTCCAAATCAAACCCCAATCTACTTTTTCATCTTCTTCATCATTAAAACCCAAAACTTAAGAATAAGATTATCAAAACACGTAGCAAAAACATATTCTAGCGTTCACCATAGCTAAAAGGTTGACGCTTGTTACTACTTAAAGCTAACCTGCCATGGTAAACAACAATAGCAACTCCCACAAATTTGAGCCCCCTTCTCGGGCTTCAATTTGACCCGATTCGGAAAGAGCTTGTCGAATTCCAAACTGACTTTCAGATGCCCAAACATGCCTCTTGCATGAATAAACATACCCATACACATACCATCACAACCCAATGTTCAATCGAAGCACGAAAACAAAAACAAAATTCTCAATTGCCCCGATCGTCCTTGAGCTTTCGCCGCCGCTTTTTCTGATAAGATTTCTAAGGGTGTTGAGATGGGAGTGGCGGTGTTGGAGGCCAATGTATGAGACAAGGCCATTCGGGGTTGGGTTGATCCCATCTAGAGTGTCCATCTAAACAACCAGTCCCCTTTCCCCGAAATGGCGCCATCGTGCTCCAATAAT from Fragaria vesca subsp. vesca linkage group LG3, FraVesHawaii_1.0, whole genome shotgun sequence harbors:
- the LOC101302626 gene encoding uncharacterized protein LOC101302626; this translates as MSSGEEVSSSSVPKRTLSCAACFDALWFCYSPVHQMQQYYRLGTLDTCGGKWSALVDCLTLKTKSRAEVQEVLESREKAKHHIWTFRTPEEASSNWNKLYEVQPFDTRKENKEREQAA